The genomic window GTGGTCGAGCATCATGCCGAGGGCCTGCTGCGACCCGGCGACCGTGTTGCCCGCGCCGAGAGCGAAGCTCGCGGCGAAATCGCCCTTCACGATGCGCTCTGCCGTCTCCTTGTTGGCCGCGAAAATGGCCGCCAAGCCGCTCATGGCCAGGAGTGTGAGCGCGAGAGCCGCGGCTGTGAAGGAGAACAGGGCGATGAAGATGGTTTGGTTCTGCGCGCCGGAATGAACGAGGGACGCCATGAGGACGGTGAATGCGACGATCAGACTGATGAATGCGGCGCGGACGGTTTCGAGGGACGAGAACGAAAGGGACATGCGCTATCCTCCTCGCTTCGGCATGTGACAGATCGATGGCGATTTGTAAATGATTGCTTATCCGTATCTCTCCGTAAAAAAAGGACTAAGTTTGTTTATTGAGACAACAATCTGAAATGTCGAGATTTTTGTGCACGCCGCGGGATGGGATTGGCGTGACGGCGGGTGGACCCGTGGGAGCGGCGCTGATTATGAATAGGGAGAGGCCGCGGGCGATCAGAAGGGGAAGATCACTTCCACACAGGCTCCTTCCTCAGCGCATCGGACGAGTTCTCCGTCCAGTTGGCGGGTGAGCTCTCCGGCCAGCAGCATGCCAAGCGTTCCGGCGGACGCCACGGGGAAGGCGCCCTGGAATCCCGGGCCGTCGTCGTGGACCCGGAGACGGACGTGCTGACCTTCTTTGTTCAGGCTCACGCGCAAGACGCCGGAGTCGCGACCTGCAAAAGCGTGCTTGAAGGCGTTGGTGGCGAGTTCGTTGACGAGCAGGCCACAGGGCACGGCTTTGTCGATGCCCAGATGCACCGACTCCAGATCCGTCTCAAGGCGCAGGGCGATGCCGGAACCCATGGCCTGGGATATCTGCGACAGCAGTTTGGCGGTGTAGTCCGCCATGTCGATCAGGGCGAAATCTTCCGATCGGTAGAGTTGTTCGTGGATCAGGGCCATGGAACGTACGCGGCCTTCAAGTCGCTTGAAGCGTTCGGTTTCCTGCGGGGAGTCCGTTTCCGAATATTGCAGATTCATCAGGCTGATGATGATCTGGAGGTTGTTCTTCACGCGGTGGTGAACTTCCTTGATGAGCACGTCTTTTTCGTGCAGCGAGGCGAGAAGGCGCGTTTCGGACTTCTTGCGCTCGGTGATGTCGCGCGCCTGGACCAGCGCTCCGGCTACCCCTCCGTGGGTGACGGGCACGGCCGCAACCTCCACGGTGACGAAGCTGCCGTCGAGTCTCAGGATTTGCTCCTCGCGCAGGGGAACGGCCATCTTTCTTTCGTTGATCGTCCGGATTCGTTCCGCCACGGCGGCGTGATCATCGGGGTGGAAGCGTTCCAACACGGAAGTGCCGATCAGTTCCTCGGGCGAGTTGGCTCCGAACAGGGCGACTCCCGCCGGATTCAGGTAGACGAAACGGCCGTGCTGCTGGAAGAAGATGGCGTCCTGTGTGGACTCGACCAGCAGCCGGAATCGCTGTTCGCTTTCTGTGAGCGCTTTTTCAGTCTGCCGTCGTTTGCGCGCGGCAAGAAAGCTACCTGCGGCCACTAGGAGCAAGACTCCTCCCCAGCAGGCGATGAGCACTATCGAGGACGTGTCGTGCCGTTTGGCCAGTGCCCTGAATCGTGAGTGGATCTCGGTGGAGACGCGGGCATGGCGCGTCTCGGCCTCGCCCATGCCTCGGCGAAGTTCCAGGAGCGCCAGCGATTCGTTCGTCTGTCGTGAAGGCCCGCAGACATGCCCGGAGGTTTTGAGGATGGTTTCCTTGTACGCGGTCAAGTATTCTGAGACGATGCGGTAGCCGTTGCGAAATCCGCTTTTCGTCCGCAACGGCTCCAGGGCCGCCAAGGCATCGTCGATGCGCCATGTGGCCTGCTCGAAGTAGGCGCAACGCCCCGAGTCGGCAAGCTCACGCTCGCCGGAGAGGTGTTTCTCGGTGAGCAGATAGCCGTTCAAGAGCTCCGACCTTGCGAGGCGCAGGTTGTCGAGCACTCCCAGGTAGGTGCGGTTGTCCGTGCTCCACGATTCGTTGACCCACCAAATGATCCCGCTTGAGCCGATGGCGGCCAGGACCACGATGCAGGTCGAAGCGCCGATGGATGTGAAGAATTTTGCGATTCGCTTCATTTCGGCACTGATTCACGAGCCGGAGGGCGTGGCGTTGCCGGGTGAGGGGGGATGGTTTCGGGACCAAAACCAAGTGATTGGACGATTTCCCGGTGTTCTTGGCTCCCGATGAATTCGGTGAGAACCGCGTTGAATGCGCGAGCCAGGGCCTCGTCATGCGGCCGGAACACCAGAGCGGACAAACCGAAATACGTGGTGCCGTCGACGACAGGCCCCGTAAAGGGCGTGGCCGCCTCGAACAGGCCGTTCGAGCGTGAGGCCAGATGATTCACCGTGGGTGAGGTGAGGGCGAGGCCGTCCACGCGGCCATGCCTCAAGGCGGACAGGGCTGTCTCAACGTCCTGGGCGACGAAGACGCGGTCGGCCGGGAGCCCCTGGTCTTGCAGGATTCCCTTTTCGACCGCGCCGGCGAGCACCGCGACGACGGCGTCCGCGTGAGCGGCGGCATCTTCGTATGAATGAAGCTTCTTGGGGTTTCCGCCGAGCACGAGAAGCCCTTGGCCGACCTGGGAGACGGGAACCGAAAAACGGACGAGCGAAGTCCTTTCGGGGGTGATGAACATGGGCGTGCCGACCACGTCGATGCGGCCGTCGCGCAATTCGTCGATCAGCGAGCCGAAGCCCATGAGAATCCATCTGACGTTGTCGAGTTCCAGCCGGGCGGCGACATGCCTGACGATCTCGGGGCCTTCGCCTGTGACTTCGCCGGTTTCGCTCAGAAAGGAATAGGGAGGTTCGATGGCATAGCCCACGCGCAACTGGGCGCGGTATCCCGCCAGATCATCGTGCTTGTCGTCTTGCCCTGGGCAGGCCGCAAGTGCGAGGGCCACCGCGATCACTGCGGCGCTTGCGATCAGCGATATCGATCTTGGGCGCATGCGGTGCTCCTGTGCTGGAGGAGGGAGGGTCGACTCATGCAATACAGAATCAAAAGCACATGGGCAATATCGTCTTCGTGGGAAAGTCGAAAAAATAATGGGAGTGCGGTGGAAGAAACCACTGTCATTCGCCCAGCACGTCGCGCAGGACACTATCGAGGTCTTCGGCCTCGAAGGGTTTTGCAAGATACCCCGTCATCCCGGCCTCGATGAATCGCTCCTTGTCGCCGTGCAGCGCGTGGGCGGTGAGTGCTATCACGGGAACGGAGGCCCGCGCGCCGAGATGGGTCGCGCCGCGCACGAGGCGTGTAGCCTCTATGCCGTTCACCTCGGGCATTTGGATGTCCATGAGGATGGCGTCGAAAGGCTCGCGTTCGAGGGCTGGTAGCACGTGCGCCCCGGTGTCCACGCAGACCACCGAGTGGCCGAGTTTTTCGAGCAGGCGACGGATCACGGCTTGGTTGATGCGTTCGTCTTCGGCCACCAGCAGGCGCAGGCCGCGCAGTTTCCCCGCTCGTGAAGGCACTGTGGATACTTGCTTCGAGTCCGCCTGGGTCCGCCCGAGCAGCACGGAGAATGTCACGGTTGTGCCGTGACCCGCGGCGCTCTCGATGCTGATCGCGCCGTCCATGAGTTCCACGAGGCGCTTGACGATGGGTAGGCCGAGTCCTGATCCGTGGTGTTTTCGCGTCAACGAGCCGTCCACCTGGGTGAAGGCTTCGAATATCTCGTCGAGCTTGTCCTCGGGAATGCCGATGCCGCTATCGGACACGGAAACGAACACCCGGATATCGTTCCGGCCGGGGGCGTCGAGGCAGTCGACCTCGATACGGATCGTTCCCCGCTCGGTGAACTTGAAGGCATTGCCGACGAGGTTGAAGAGGACTTGGCGGAGTCTGGCGCTGTCTCCGAGAAGCACTGGCGGGATGTCCTGTGACAGGCTCCAGGTCAGCCCGACGCCCCTCTCTTGTGCAGCCACCATGAACGAGGACGTGACCACGTCGAGGATTTCGGAGAAGCGGAATGGTTCTTGGCGCAGGCGCAGTTTGTCGGCGTGCAACCTGGTCAGGTCAAGAATGTCGTTGAGCACGGAAAGCAGGTGACGTCCAGATTGCAATGCGACGGACGCGTAGCCGGACTGTTCGTCGTCCAGTCCGCTGTCCGCAAGCAGTTGCAGCATGCCAAGCACCCCGTGCAGGGGTGTGCGGATCTCGTGGCTCATGTTGGCCAAGAATTCCGACTTCGCCTTGTTTGCCGCCTCGGCAGCGGCTTTGGCGGACTTGAGGTCCGCCTCGTGGCGCTTGCGTTCGCTTACATCGCTGAAAATGACCGCGAATTTGCCTGATTCTGGGCGATAGGCCGTGACTTCGAAGTGCCGGTCCAAGGTGCGGTTGAAGCTTTCGTAGACCACTGGCTCACCGGTGGTCACGACCCGTCCGTAGGTCTGGATCCACTCCGGCTCGGTGGCGGGCATGATCTCAAGCACCGTACGGCCGAGCAGGGTCTCGCGCGACAGGCCGGTCAGTCGCTCGAAGGCGGGGTTGATTTCGATGAACCTATAGTCGCAAGGCCTCCCGGCATCGTCGAAAATCATTTCGTGCAGGGCGAAGCCGCTGTCCATGTTCTCGAACAGGGCGCGATAGCGCTCCTCGCTGGCGCGCAAGGCGGCCTCGGCCCGTCGTCGTTCGCTTATGTCGCGGGAGACGCCGACGAATCCGACCATTTCGCCGCCTGGGTCGTGCATCGGGCGCACCACGCACTCGACCCAAACCGTGGAGCCGTCGGCTCGGTATTGCTCGATTTCCAGTCGGCTGACTTCTGGCGTGCCGCCGCGTTCCGACGTCTCCTGGCGAGCGGCGGAAATGCTCAGGACGCGGCGCCAGGATTCCAGGGTCATAGTGTCGGGGATGTGTTCGCGCACGGCCTGTTCAGGGGGGATGCCGCGCAGCTTGACGATGGATGGAGAAACATAGGTGAAGCACCAGTCCGGATCGAGGGTCCAGATGACGTCGTCGGAATTTTCGGCGATCAGTCGATACATGGCCTCGCTTTGCCGGAGCTTTTCCTCGGCGCGGCGACGCTCGGTGACGTCCTGGGAAACGCCGATGACGCGGATCGGTGCGCCATCGGCATCGCGGATGACCTTTCCCCGGGCGAGGAGCCAGCGCGTCTCGCCGCTTGGGGCGATCAAGATGCGGTGCTCGACGTCAAAATTGTCCGTGTTGCCGTTTCGCGTGCGGACGAGATCGGTAATCTTCGCCAAATCGTCGGGATGCAGAATGTCCTTGACGTCCTGAATACGCAAGAATGCCTTCGAGAGCCCGAGCAGCCGCATCCAGAAGGGTGAGACGAAGACCATGCCCATGGCGAGATCCCAGTCCCAGCTTCCCATGTTGCCGAAGCGTTCGGCCGCCGAGAGGATCGCGCGCCGTCGCTCGGCTTCTTCCTGGGCGAGATGGTGGGCTGTGGCGTCGATGAGCAGACCTTCGATGGCCACCACGACGTTGTTTTCTATAACCGGCCAGGCCGAAAAGAAATGCCAGCCTTCGGAGCCGTCTTTGAGGCGGCGGGCGAACAGGCCGCTTGGCATCGTGCTGCCCGCGAGTATGTCGTCAACGACCGTCTCCGCGGCCTTCGCGTCGCGTTCGCGCTGGGTGATCGAAAAATGACGCCCGATCACTTCTTCAGGCGAATCGTAGCCATGCAGTCTGAGCCAAGCGCGGTTGACTTCCTCGAAGCGGCCCTGCCTGTCGATGCGGAAAAAACCGGCCTCCATGGCTTCGGGGTGACCGCGAAAACCTTTTGCCGGGGAGTGGGCCCGCTGGTCGCGCTTGATACGCTCGATTTCGGCTTCGAGCCGTGCAATCTCGCGCGAGGCGTCCAAAAGCTGATCCCTCAGGCGGGCTTCCGAGTCTTTGTCGTGCATCCTGACTGTGCTCCTAATTTCTCATACGCCAAAGGCGCTGCTCGATAAAGGTCTGAATGGCAAGAAAAATCATGTTCGCATATGCGTGTATTGCGCGCAGAAGAGGGGCGCGGTAGTGGGATCACAGGAGGACGAATTCGTGCGGGTACGAATCGTTGGGAACGGAATTCTCGAATTGCCTCGACAGATCGTGCGACACTTCGGGTTTGTGGCGGGCGACGAGGTCGAGGTCTTTCTCGACGGAGACAGGGTGGTCGTTTATCCGGTACGCTCCGAAATCGAGGGCGGCACTGGCGATAGAGAACGGGAAGGGCTTTTGGACGCCGAATCCCGACGCAGGGATCTCGAACGTCGTCTACGCCGTGAGTTCGATGAATCCTGAACGCCGCTCAGGGGCACAATCGCCAGGGTTCGTTGATCTTGCGATCCGATCCGGAAAGAGTCAGCATCCCGGGCATGAGGCTGCCCAGGAGCGGCGTGGCCGGCGAATAGGTATAGCTTACGTTCACCTCGACCATCTCGCACGGGCCCCCCGCTTGTCCGCTCATGCACGGCGCGGAGACGTCGAATCCAGCGCGGCTGCATACGTCCACCTGCATGATCGGGCTCGAACCGGGCAAGGAAGTCTCTAGTTTTCTCGCTTCCGCCACGATGAGCGAGAGACGTGTTCCCTCCTCGTCGCCTTGGCCCGTGGCCGCGAATCTGGCAGCCATCTGGGCCGATTTGTTGAGGGTCAGCCAGGAGCGGAACATGTTCCCCCCCTCGATGACTGCCAGCGACAGGGCGACGAAGATGGGCAGGATGAGCGCGAACTCTATCAGGCTCGATCCTTTTTCGCTTCCAAACAGTTTTTTACAGCGGACGCGCATGGCCGCCTCCTATTTGAGCAGACGCCAGCCGAGTTGGCGGCCGATCTGCTTGAAGACATCGTCGAGATCGTGGATCGAGGGGGCGTCGAAATAGTGGTCATCAGTGCCGGGCTTGCTCGACGCCACCGTCTTCATGAGCCAGCGATCCGTGGAATCCGAGTCGCCGTAGCGGATGGAGAAGATTTCGATGCCCGCCGCCTTGGCCAGCGCCGCTTCTTCGAGCATGGCGGCATTGAGCGCGCCTCCGTTCTCGCAGTGGCTGTTCGAATCTCCCATGCCGTAATAGGCGTTTGTCCAGTAGTTGTTGGGGTGGTAGTTGATGGCGAAGGGGCCTCCGCAGGTGCCGTCTTCGGTGTCACCGTCCGTGAGCAGAATCATGATCTTGCGGTAGCTGGGGTCGGGGTTTGCATCGGTGAAGGGGGCTTGGGGCGTAAGCACATGGCGTCCCCACTTGATCCCTTCCGAGATGACCGTGCCCGAGCCAGGGCCAAGCGCGGTGTGCTCGGCGAGCCGGGCGATGACTTCGCTGCGCTCGGTGGTCAGGCCCAGGGTCTCAGGGATGCAAGAGCAGGTATCCAGGTCGATGTTTCTGCGCGTGCTGTGGGGCAGCGCCCAATACATGGGCATGAAACTGGGGTGGATGCCCTCGTTCAGGCTTCCGTCGGCATTGCGGCATCCGGCTGGCAGACCGTCCACGCCCGTACCGATCTTGACCTTGCCTCGAAACGCCACCAAGCCCATCTTCGAGTCCGGAGCCCCGCCCGCGGGCAGGATGAGATCCACCAGATTTGAGGCCGCAGCCTTGACCATGTTGATGGGGGTGCCCTTCATGCTGCCCGTGTTGTCCAGCACCAGAACGACTTCAAGATGGTTGAATCCGGCTGCGGCCGAAGCGCGCACCGTCTTGTCTGAAACGCCCAAGACGCCCATCAGCATCATAGGCACCTCGACCTTGGCCGTGACTTCCACGCTGCGCACCTCGGTGCCGGGCGAAAGGGATTCGACCTCTGCTTCGGGGTAGTTTGTGGCGAGCATTGAGGCCACGCTTGCGGCCACGAGCCCCTTGTCGAGCTTTGGGTCCGCGGGCAGTTCGAGACTCCCGGCCAGTGCTGCGGCGTCCACGGCCGCTTGAAGCCGGGTGTGGCTCAGATAGAGGTTACCCAGATCCACGCCCATGCCCACCATGCCCACCAGTACCGGCAGGAGCAGGGCGAAGAGCAGGGGCGAGGCCCCTTTTTCTTCGGCCAGTCTACGGAAGAGGCATTGTCGTGGAAGCACGCAGGACGATCGGTCCGTCAAAGAGGGCTTCGATGAAGCCGTTGCTTCCATGGAAAGACTGGTAGGCATATCCCACCTCGACGGTCACAGTTTTGAGAGCCTGGGTCACGGTGCTTCCTGCCGTGCCGGAAAGGTCGGCCGTCACGGCCTGGACGACGGCGGGAACCGCCGCCGCGTCGCCGTGCAGGAGCACGTGGCGCGCGGCTTCGCGGCTGGCTTCGACCAGCACCGAATAGGTCCGGATGGCGTTGCTGCCTTCGAGCAGCAGGGCCATAAGCAACACGAACAGAGGCAGCAAAAGGGCGAACTCGGCAGCCATGACCCCACGTTCGCTTTCGCGGCCGCGCAAGAAGGGTATGGAAAAGACGTTTCGCATGATCGTGCTCTCCTGTTGCCCGCATTTAGCAAGCGGCATGCCATTGCCTATAAAAAATTGATCAAAAAAAATTGGCCATTTGTTTCGGGTTGTTGCTGTGCGTGAGAAGACCGAATAAAAAGACAAAGGGCCTTGACAGGACCAGAAAAAGTAGTCAGTGGTCCATGAAATGTAGATAAAGTGGCAATGGCGGCATGTGTGAGCCGCCGCGCCTAAACCCTTGTCCATGATATATGGAAACGCAGGCCGCGAAGATACTCATCGTCGATGACGATACCGCCTTTCAGGGCATGCTCCGGGAAGCCGTGGGCGAGAAGGGCTTTGCCGTGGAGAGCGCCTATTCCGCCGAGGAGGGAATAGAGAGAGCTTCGGGCGAGGCTTTCGATCTGGTCCTGCTCGACGTGCGTCTGCCGGGCATGACGGGCATCGAAGCCATCCCGCGTTTTCGCGAAGTCAGCCCCTCCACCGAGATCATCATAATGACCGGCTACGCGGAAAAGGATTCGGCCGTACAGGCCATTCGGCGCGGAGCATACGATTATTTCACCAAACCGTTCTCCCTCTCCGAAATGGAGATCGTCATCCGCCGGGCATTGGAGAAGCGGCGGCTGCAACGCCAAGTAAGTTCGTTGCGCCGGGCGCTCGATCGCGAGGGGCCGCTGGCCCGCCTGATCGGGCAGGGCGAAGCCATGTCACGGGTCAAGGATTTGCTCGAACGCGTCGCACCGCTTGACTCCACCGTGCTCATCACCGGCGAGACCGGCACCGGCAAGGAACTCGTGGCCGATACGGTCCATGCGCTCTCGGCACGGGCCGAGGGGCCGTTCGTCAAGGTCAACTGCGCGGCCATCCCTGAGAATCTGCTGGAGAGCGAACTCTTCGGGCACGAAAAAGGGGCTTTTACCGGCGCCCTTCAGATGAAGCGCGGCAAGTTCGAGCTTGCCGCGGGCGGCACGCTACTTCTGGACGAGATCGGCGACATGCCCTTGCATTTGCAGCCGAAGCTCTTGCGAGCCGTGGAGCTGAAGCAGGTCGAGCGCGTGGGCGGGACAAAGGCATTGGCCTGCGACGTGCGCATCGTGGCCGCCACCAATGTGGATCTGGCCGACCAGGTCCGTGAGCGCAAGTTCCGCGAGGATCTCTACTATAGGTTGAACGTGGCCTGTGTCCACCTGCCTCCGCTGCGTGAGCGCAAGGAGGACTTGCCTCTTCTGGCCGAGTACTTCCTCGGCCGTCTCGCCGGGAAGCTTAAGACCGGGCAACCACGCCTGGGACCGGGCGCGTTGCGGGCCATGTACGAGTACGACTGGCCGGGCAACGTCCGCCAACTGGCCAACGTCTTGGAGCGTGCGGCCATCTTCCGTCGGGGCGACGAGATCACGGCCGAGGATATCGATTTTGGGCGGGGCGTGGGCCAGGCCCCGGCTTCGCCGCAGGCCTCCGCGCCTTTGGAGTCTCCTTTACCGCTGCGCGAGGCCGTGAATCTCTATGAGAAGAACCTTATCCTGACCGCGCTTCGCCGGGCCAACGGCGTGCAGACTGAGGCGGCCAAACGCCTTGGCGTTTCGGCCAAGAATCTCTGGAATAAGCTACAGAAGCACGGCATCGACCCCTCCGAATCAAGCCGCTGAAAAGACGCCGCCTGCTGCGTTGCCGCGAAAGCGTCGGAGGCCGACGTGCACCAAGGCATGCGCGAGGCGTCGGCGCCTTCTTGCGTTCTGCGTCTGTCGTCCATGAAAAGACTTGCGATAGAGGCGTCAGCCGCTCCCTCCGGGCAAGTTCATCCTATCAATCCCTTTTTCGTGGATTGATCTCCAAATGCAAGATTTGTCCGGAACTGTATTCCGACGGCGCTTTACGTCCGCGCGATGCACTGTTCTGGGATCGTCGTTCATTTGTCTGGATCCACGATTTATAGACAAAGAGAGGCGTCGCGCAGTGCGGCGCCCCTGGCTCACCGGGAGACATGGAATGCTGGAAATATTGCAAACTTCTGAAATAATATGGATTATTGTTGTCTGGTAAACTTTTGGTCGCATGTCTCGCTCCGTTGGCACGGGCATTGCCTTGTGTCGAGCGTACCCACGGGAAGGAATCCGCACCAACCGGGAACAAAAACATTTCAGGACCAAAAAAGGAGAAGACCATGAAGACCATCATCACGAAGCTCATCCGCAACGAAGAAGGCGCCACCGCTCTGGAATACGGCCTCATCGCCGCCCTCATCGCCGCCGCCATCGTCGGCGCCGTCACGGCCCTGGGCACCAACGTTTCCAGCACCTTCACGGGCATCGCCGACAAGATGACCG from Alkalidesulfovibrio alkalitolerans DSM 16529 includes these protein-coding regions:
- a CDS encoding vWA domain-containing protein encodes the protein MLPRQCLFRRLAEEKGASPLLFALLLPVLVGMVGMGVDLGNLYLSHTRLQAAVDAAALAGSLELPADPKLDKGLVAASVASMLATNYPEAEVESLSPGTEVRSVEVTAKVEVPMMLMGVLGVSDKTVRASAAAGFNHLEVVLVLDNTGSMKGTPINMVKAAASNLVDLILPAGGAPDSKMGLVAFRGKVKIGTGVDGLPAGCRNADGSLNEGIHPSFMPMYWALPHSTRRNIDLDTCSCIPETLGLTTERSEVIARLAEHTALGPGSGTVISEGIKWGRHVLTPQAPFTDANPDPSYRKIMILLTDGDTEDGTCGGPFAINYHPNNYWTNAYYGMGDSNSHCENGGALNAAMLEEAALAKAAGIEIFSIRYGDSDSTDRWLMKTVASSKPGTDDHYFDAPSIHDLDDVFKQIGRQLGWRLLK
- a CDS encoding TadE/TadG family type IV pilus assembly protein translates to MRNVFSIPFLRGRESERGVMAAEFALLLPLFVLLMALLLEGSNAIRTYSVLVEASREAARHVLLHGDAAAVPAVVQAVTADLSGTAGSTVTQALKTVTVEVGYAYQSFHGSNGFIEALFDGPIVLRASTTMPLP
- a CDS encoding sensor histidine kinase, whose protein sequence is MKRIAKFFTSIGASTCIVVLAAIGSSGIIWWVNESWSTDNRTYLGVLDNLRLARSELLNGYLLTEKHLSGERELADSGRCAYFEQATWRIDDALAALEPLRTKSGFRNGYRIVSEYLTAYKETILKTSGHVCGPSRQTNESLALLELRRGMGEAETRHARVSTEIHSRFRALAKRHDTSSIVLIACWGGVLLLVAAGSFLAARKRRQTEKALTESEQRFRLLVESTQDAIFFQQHGRFVYLNPAGVALFGANSPEELIGTSVLERFHPDDHAAVAERIRTINERKMAVPLREEQILRLDGSFVTVEVAAVPVTHGGVAGALVQARDITERKKSETRLLASLHEKDVLIKEVHHRVKNNLQIIISLMNLQYSETDSPQETERFKRLEGRVRSMALIHEQLYRSEDFALIDMADYTAKLLSQISQAMGSGIALRLETDLESVHLGIDKAVPCGLLVNELATNAFKHAFAGRDSGVLRVSLNKEGQHVRLRVHDDGPGFQGAFPVASAGTLGMLLAGELTRQLDGELVRCAEEGACVEVIFPF
- a CDS encoding TadE/TadG family type IV pilus assembly protein, whose amino-acid sequence is MRVRCKKLFGSEKGSSLIEFALILPIFVALSLAVIEGGNMFRSWLTLNKSAQMAARFAATGQGDEEGTRLSLIVAEARKLETSLPGSSPIMQVDVCSRAGFDVSAPCMSGQAGGPCEMVEVNVSYTYSPATPLLGSLMPGMLTLSGSDRKINEPWRLCP
- a CDS encoding sigma-54-dependent transcriptional regulator, producing the protein METQAAKILIVDDDTAFQGMLREAVGEKGFAVESAYSAEEGIERASGEAFDLVLLDVRLPGMTGIEAIPRFREVSPSTEIIIMTGYAEKDSAVQAIRRGAYDYFTKPFSLSEMEIVIRRALEKRRLQRQVSSLRRALDREGPLARLIGQGEAMSRVKDLLERVAPLDSTVLITGETGTGKELVADTVHALSARAEGPFVKVNCAAIPENLLESELFGHEKGAFTGALQMKRGKFELAAGGTLLLDEIGDMPLHLQPKLLRAVELKQVERVGGTKALACDVRIVAATNVDLADQVRERKFREDLYYRLNVACVHLPPLRERKEDLPLLAEYFLGRLAGKLKTGQPRLGPGALRAMYEYDWPGNVRQLANVLERAAIFRRGDEITAEDIDFGRGVGQAPASPQASAPLESPLPLREAVNLYEKNLILTALRRANGVQTEAAKRLGVSAKNLWNKLQKHGIDPSESSR
- a CDS encoding PAS domain-containing hybrid sensor histidine kinase/response regulator, with translation MHDKDSEARLRDQLLDASREIARLEAEIERIKRDQRAHSPAKGFRGHPEAMEAGFFRIDRQGRFEEVNRAWLRLHGYDSPEEVIGRHFSITQRERDAKAAETVVDDILAGSTMPSGLFARRLKDGSEGWHFFSAWPVIENNVVVAIEGLLIDATAHHLAQEEAERRRAILSAAERFGNMGSWDWDLAMGMVFVSPFWMRLLGLSKAFLRIQDVKDILHPDDLAKITDLVRTRNGNTDNFDVEHRILIAPSGETRWLLARGKVIRDADGAPIRVIGVSQDVTERRRAEEKLRQSEAMYRLIAENSDDVIWTLDPDWCFTYVSPSIVKLRGIPPEQAVREHIPDTMTLESWRRVLSISAARQETSERGGTPEVSRLEIEQYRADGSTVWVECVVRPMHDPGGEMVGFVGVSRDISERRRAEAALRASEERYRALFENMDSGFALHEMIFDDAGRPCDYRFIEINPAFERLTGLSRETLLGRTVLEIMPATEPEWIQTYGRVVTTGEPVVYESFNRTLDRHFEVTAYRPESGKFAVIFSDVSERKRHEADLKSAKAAAEAANKAKSEFLANMSHEIRTPLHGVLGMLQLLADSGLDDEQSGYASVALQSGRHLLSVLNDILDLTRLHADKLRLRQEPFRFSEILDVVTSSFMVAAQERGVGLTWSLSQDIPPVLLGDSARLRQVLFNLVGNAFKFTERGTIRIEVDCLDAPGRNDIRVFVSVSDSGIGIPEDKLDEIFEAFTQVDGSLTRKHHGSGLGLPIVKRLVELMDGAISIESAAGHGTTVTFSVLLGRTQADSKQVSTVPSRAGKLRGLRLLVAEDERINQAVIRRLLEKLGHSVVCVDTGAHVLPALEREPFDAILMDIQMPEVNGIEATRLVRGATHLGARASVPVIALTAHALHGDKERFIEAGMTGYLAKPFEAEDLDSVLRDVLGE
- a CDS encoding Flp family type IVb pilin, whose translation is MKTIITKLIRNEEGATALEYGLIAALIAAAIVGAVTALGTNVSSTFTGIADKMTVGG
- a CDS encoding transporter substrate-binding domain-containing protein, whose product is MGYAIEPPYSFLSETGEVTGEGPEIVRHVAARLELDNVRWILMGFGSLIDELRDGRIDVVGTPMFITPERTSLVRFSVPVSQVGQGLLVLGGNPKKLHSYEDAAAHADAVVAVLAGAVEKGILQDQGLPADRVFVAQDVETALSALRHGRVDGLALTSPTVNHLASRSNGLFEAATPFTGPVVDGTTYFGLSALVFRPHDEALARAFNAVLTEFIGSQEHREIVQSLGFGPETIPPHPATPRPPARESVPK
- a CDS encoding AbrB/MazE/SpoVT family DNA-binding domain-containing protein → MRVRIVGNGILELPRQIVRHFGFVAGDEVEVFLDGDRVVVYPVRSEIEGGTGDREREGLLDAESRRRDLERRLRREFDES